One genomic segment of Dissulfurirhabdus thermomarina includes these proteins:
- a CDS encoding RHS repeat domain-containing protein: MQADQLGTPRMLVDATGVVTWRAEYEAFGLAQIEIEVVGNNLRFPGQYFDQETGLHYNWHRYYDPAAGRYLTPDPIGLAGGINLFAYVQNNPVNFTDPYGLWPFGLPGKSDALKNGSSWVDYYLPGMDKTQQQKIVNEVVDELGWKDVKNGLNKFGKDFQPPTPDQLKDLTSDQKKIIDDFFNRIDVPGDIKNRIHDLLYPEINDQGTCPN, encoded by the coding sequence ATCCAGGCGGACCAGCTTGGGACGCCGCGGATGCTGGTGGATGCCACGGGGGTGGTGACGTGGCGGGCGGAGTACGAGGCCTTCGGCCTGGCGCAGATTGAGATTGAGGTGGTCGGGAATAATCTTCGGTTTCCGGGCCAGTACTTTGACCAGGAGACGGGCCTCCACTACAACTGGCACCGCTACTACGACCCGGCGGCGGGGCGGTACCTGACGCCGGATCCGATTGGACTGGCTGGGGGCATTAACCTCTTTGCTTACGTCCAAAATAATCCGGTTAATTTTACTGATCCTTATGGGTTGTGGCCTTTCGGTTTGCCTGGCAAAAGCGATGCCTTAAAAAATGGTTCATCTTGGGTAGATTACTATCTGCCTGGAATGGATAAGACACAGCAACAAAAAATCGTTAATGAAGTGGTGGATGAACTTGGCTGGAAGGATGTTAAAAATGGATTGAATAAATTTGGTAAAGACTTTCAACCACCGACACCAGACCAACTGAAAGATTTAACATCTGATCAGAAGAAAATCATAGACGATTTTTTTAATAGAATCGATGTGCCTGGCGATATCAAAAATCGTATTCATGATTTACTTTATCCAGAAATTAACGACCAAGGAACTTGTCCGAACTGA
- a CDS encoding transposase has product MFGKKVSCTRHTRSNEGKRLGRLRAELVERSFALFKRSGNLARMTLRGLENVTKRYLIHAAAYNLGLVIRSLFGHGIPKGLADALGRMFLQLLALIMGVFPLLEPSFSVFSVNRHS; this is encoded by the coding sequence TTGTTTGGAAAGAAGGTTAGCTGTACACGTCACACCCGAAGCAATGAAGGCAAACGGCTGGGGCGGTTGCGGGCCGAACTGGTCGAGCGGAGTTTCGCATTGTTCAAGCGCAGCGGCAACCTGGCGAGGATGACCTTGCGGGGCCTGGAAAATGTCACCAAACGTTATCTGATCCATGCCGCTGCCTACAACCTTGGTCTGGTAATACGTTCGCTTTTCGGCCACGGAATCCCGAAAGGGCTGGCCGACGCCCTTGGCCGGATGTTTTTGCAACTTTTAGCGCTGATCATGGGCGTTTTCCCCCTGCTCGAACCCAGTTTTTCGGTTTTCTCGGTCAACCGTCACAGTTGA
- a CDS encoding RHS repeat domain-containing protein has translation YDPAAGRYLTPDPIGLAGGINRYAYVQNDPLRFIDPLGLAYFAKRPLSGMSWMGPGSCNSIDDFFNTEISHEQLFFEDGKSPSNIGFFDDGTLKSEPNPTGYRCRSGKYNDCIMRKAFANVGPLPSYCLIGRNCQTWAERVREEYARLAQDPQVQKECQECKQ, from the coding sequence TACGACCCGGCGGCGGGGCGGTACCTGACGCCGGATCCGATTGGACTGGCTGGGGGGATCAATCGGTATGCGTATGTCCAGAATGATCCTTTACGGTTTATCGATCCATTAGGCCTGGCGTATTTCGCAAAACGACCGCTTTCTGGAATGTCTTGGATGGGTCCGGGTTCGTGTAATTCGATCGATGATTTCTTCAATACTGAGATTTCACACGAACAGCTATTTTTTGAGGACGGAAAAAGCCCATCGAATATCGGCTTCTTTGACGATGGCACTTTGAAGTCGGAACCTAACCCAACTGGTTACCGCTGCCGCTCCGGGAAATACAACGATTGCATTATGCGCAAGGCGTTTGCTAATGTGGGACCACTTCCGTCGTATTGCCTTATCGGGAGAAACTGCCAGACGTGGGCGGAACGTGTGAGAGAGGAATACGCGCGCCTCGCACAAGACCCGCAAGTTCAGAAGGAATGCCAGGAGTGTAAACAATGA
- a CDS encoding RHS repeat-associated core domain-containing protein, with product MTKISGSFVWHRYYDPQTGRYLTPDPLGLAGGINRYAYVQNDPVNVIDPLGLWTFTYSADGHAPTGPWPVAAGGTASSKLVNPLDASGKLESRGVTPEATAGVWADIGVSAGVGDLSGTGNQAGPTVGIGAGRYGGIQFTLRREFDESRSWYDPLRYLDGVSVGLGIGLGLPVNVTVPLESNCLK from the coding sequence TTGACAAAGATATCGGGCAGTTTCGTCTGGCACCGGTACTACGACCCGCAGACGGGGCGGTACCTGACGCCGGATCCGCTGGGGCTGGCCGGGGGGATCAATCGGTATGCGTATGTCCAGAATGATCCGGTTAACGTCATTGATCCACTGGGACTATGGACATTTACATATAGTGCAGACGGTCATGCTCCGACTGGCCCTTGGCCAGTTGCAGCAGGTGGGACCGCAAGTTCTAAGTTGGTGAATCCGTTAGACGCCTCAGGCAAACTTGAAAGCAGAGGAGTCACTCCAGAGGCGACTGCTGGAGTTTGGGCGGACATCGGTGTTAGTGCCGGTGTGGGAGATTTGAGTGGCACCGGAAATCAAGCTGGACCAACTGTAGGAATAGGTGCTGGCCGATATGGAGGTATTCAATTCACGTTGAGACGGGAATTTGATGAATCAAGATCATGGTATGATCCGTTGAGATATCTTGATGGGGTAAGTGTCGGTCTTGGCATCGGCTTAGGGCTGCCTGTTAACGTTACTGTACCACTTGAATCTAATTGCCTCAAGTAA
- a CDS encoding CPBP family intramembrane glutamic endopeptidase, whose product MFGLVVTTIKIVQQCIVLEPIYQRLVDSLSLSLASFFLIKRYPLEEKICLFDKYRIKILIKYGLPFGLSVAVLNFPYSYVYNGGTISPKAFIDPQQHYVFILFFLFFAVFVSPIMEELFIRGCLFRILRTKFSFFVSTLASTCLFVFLHNISSQYQFIRLFIISLMLTFCYEFSKTLTASMIAHSIGNGIWYVMIYGHMYGII is encoded by the coding sequence ATGTTCGGTTTGGTTGTAACGACTATAAAGATTGTACAGCAATGTATTGTTTTGGAACCTATTTATCAAAGGTTGGTTGATTCTCTAAGCTTAAGTCTAGCATCATTTTTTCTAATTAAGCGTTATCCTTTAGAAGAAAAAATTTGTCTATTCGACAAATATCGGATCAAAATATTGATTAAATATGGACTACCTTTTGGTTTGTCGGTGGCAGTTTTAAATTTCCCATATTCATATGTCTACAATGGTGGCACAATTAGTCCTAAAGCGTTTATTGATCCTCAGCAGCATTATGTTTTTATTTTATTTTTCTTGTTTTTTGCTGTTTTTGTGAGTCCCATCATGGAGGAATTATTTATTAGGGGCTGCCTTTTTCGTATATTAAGAACAAAATTTAGCTTTTTTGTGTCTACGCTTGCTTCTACGTGTCTATTTGTTTTTCTGCATAATATATCAAGCCAATATCAATTTATTAGATTGTTTATAATTTCCTTGATGCTTACTTTTTGTTACGAATTTTCCAAAACACTTACGGCAAGCATGATAGCTCATTCTATTGGAAATGGAATTTGGTATGTAATGATATATGGTCATATGTACGGCATAATTTAG
- a CDS encoding RHS repeat-associated core domain-containing protein has product MRYDYAAFGARRRHGGRVRQALVFPGQYLDEETGLHYNWHRYYDPATGRYLTPDPVGLAGGINLYAYVQNDPVNAVDPMGLATWTGYLHVVAGGEVFGGGLLTGGLKSVSPDGKVTTVAIIAPLVGVTAGLPASTTGGKVTFETPGTANPNDFSGYVSFLSANAGLVTTGGMSSIMIGNAISDGPFSFQFGFDASTSGFMGWSFPISGGCK; this is encoded by the coding sequence GTGCGGTACGACTACGCGGCCTTCGGCGCCCGCCGCCGGCACGGGGGCCGGGTGCGCCAGGCCCTGGTCTTTCCGGGGCAGTACCTGGACGAGGAGACGGGCCTCCACTACAACTGGCACCGGTACTACGACCCGGCGACGGGGCGGTACCTGACCCCGGATCCGGTGGGGCTGGCCGGGGGGATCAACCTGTATGCGTATGTCCAGAATGATCCGGTTAATGCGGTTGATCCGATGGGATTGGCAACATGGACGGGATATTTACACGTAGTCGCTGGTGGTGAAGTTTTTGGTGGGGGACTATTGACGGGTGGTCTGAAATCCGTGTCTCCGGATGGCAAGGTAACAACTGTAGCTATAATTGCGCCCTTGGTTGGTGTCACGGCTGGGCTTCCTGCATCAACTACAGGAGGGAAGGTTACATTTGAGACTCCGGGTACAGCAAATCCAAATGATTTTTCTGGATATGTATCTTTCCTATCAGCAAATGCGGGTTTGGTAACTACAGGTGGCATGTCCTCAATCATGATTGGCAATGCAATTAGTGATGGACCATTTTCGTTTCAATTTGGGTTTGATGCCAGCACTAGTGGCTTTATGGGCTGGTCTTTCCCAATTAGTGGAGGTTGTAAATGA
- a CDS encoding RHS repeat-associated core domain-containing protein translates to MRYDYAAFGARRRHGGRVRQALVFPGQYLDEETGLHYNWHRYYDPAAGRYLTPDPLGLAGGINLYAYAQNNPVNFVDPSGEFIATGTVAFLYYVAVPVAVRYGPTLYRVAQSAYLQYAPNINLFAKRLYDLEGPEGPSFLSRSYELIKEAEEKVNKWISSESECSQK, encoded by the coding sequence GTGCGGTACGACTACGCGGCCTTCGGCGCCCGCCGCCGGCACGGGGGCCGGGTGCGCCAGGCCCTGGTCTTTCCGGGGCAGTACCTGGACGAGGAGACGGGCCTCCACTACAACTGGCACCGCTACTACGACCCGGCGGCGGGGCGGTACCTGACGCCGGATCCGCTGGGGCTGGCCGGGGGGATCAACCTGTATGCGTATGCCCAGAATAATCCGGTCAACTTTGTGGATCCAAGCGGTGAATTCATCGCCACCGGAACAGTAGCTTTTCTTTATTATGTGGCCGTGCCAGTCGCTGTAAGATATGGGCCAACACTATATCGTGTGGCCCAAAGCGCTTACTTGCAATATGCTCCTAACATAAATTTGTTTGCAAAACGTTTATATGACTTAGAAGGTCCAGAAGGACCATCATTCCTTTCTCGATCTTATGAATTAATCAAGGAAGCTGAAGAAAAAGTAAACAAATGGATATCAAGCGAATCGGAATGCTCCCAAAAATAA
- a CDS encoding IS30 family transposase: protein MRHYRQLTQEERYQISALKQLGYTQGQIAREVGRSPSTISRELRRNQGLDGYQAEAAQRLSDQRRQEARKRHKRIPELIAWIEARLREDWSPEQIAGYARAAGYPLVSHEWIYRHIQRDQEAGGDLYKHLRHQRKRYRKRYGSPERRGRIIDRVGIEERPAVVEERARIGDWEGDTVRGKRQSSLVTLVERKSRQVVIQKVNRATAEQTAAAIIDRLSAVASQVETITFDNGKEFAYHARVAEALDCKVYFARPYHSWERGANENMNGLIRQYFPKGTNFDQVTDEEVAEVERKLNMRPRKCLGYQAPIEVFCDSA from the coding sequence ATGAGGCACTACAGGCAACTGACTCAAGAGGAACGATACCAGATTTCGGCTTTGAAGCAGCTAGGCTACACGCAGGGGCAGATAGCCCGGGAGGTCGGTCGATCCCCGAGTACCATCAGCCGTGAGCTGAGGCGCAATCAAGGGCTCGACGGTTATCAGGCCGAGGCGGCACAGCGGCTGTCCGATCAAAGGCGACAGGAGGCGCGCAAGCGCCACAAGCGGATACCGGAACTGATCGCGTGGATCGAGGCTCGGCTGAGAGAAGACTGGAGTCCAGAGCAGATCGCAGGATACGCCAGAGCAGCGGGCTATCCGTTGGTCAGCCATGAATGGATCTATCGTCATATTCAGCGCGACCAAGAGGCGGGAGGCGACCTGTACAAGCACCTTCGGCACCAGCGCAAACGCTACCGCAAGCGCTATGGCAGCCCGGAGCGACGTGGACGGATCATTGACCGGGTCGGCATTGAGGAACGGCCAGCGGTCGTCGAGGAGCGAGCTCGTATTGGCGACTGGGAGGGCGATACAGTCCGTGGCAAGAGGCAATCATCCCTGGTAACGCTGGTGGAACGCAAAAGCCGTCAGGTGGTGATCCAGAAAGTGAATCGGGCGACGGCGGAGCAGACGGCAGCCGCTATCATCGACCGACTGTCAGCGGTGGCCAGCCAGGTCGAGACGATCACCTTCGACAATGGCAAGGAGTTCGCCTATCACGCCCGGGTTGCTGAGGCGCTGGATTGCAAGGTGTACTTTGCCCGTCCTTACCACAGTTGGGAGCGGGGAGCGAACGAGAACATGAACGGCCTGATCCGGCAGTACTTCCCGAAGGGAACCAATTTCGATCAGGTGACAGATGAGGAGGTTGCCGAGGTGGAACGGAAGCTGAACATGCGCCCCAGGAAGTGCCTCGGCTATCAGGCACCCATTGAGGTGTTCTGTGATAGTGCATAG
- a CDS encoding helix-turn-helix domain-containing protein: MNEAAEVKLAKQRLSALQLAEALGNVSEACRRRGISRTQFYEYKRRFQTHGLEGLKDLPQRRYRKRKERY; the protein is encoded by the coding sequence ATGAACGAAGCAGCTGAGGTTAAACTGGCGAAACAGCGGTTAAGCGCCCTGCAACTTGCCGAGGCCCTGGGGAACGTTTCCGAGGCATGCAGACGGCGTGGCATATCCAGGACCCAATTCTACGAGTACAAGCGACGCTTTCAAACCCATGGCCTGGAGGGGCTCAAAGACCTTCCGCAGAGGAGATATCGCAAACGCAAAGAACGCTACTGA